DNA from Pseudocitrobacter corydidari:
TGCTGACCAGTATCGGTACGCTGGAAGAGGCGTTTCGCGGTGCATTCGACAACATTTACCGCGCTTCGCGCAACATTGCGGCCACGCTTGCGGTCGGAATGCGCAGCGCGGGGTGACAAGGGCGCGCAAACCCTCTATACTTCGCGCCGAAGCTGACCAGACAGTCGCCGCTTCGTCGTCGTCCTCTTCGGGGGAGACGGGCGGAGGGGAGGAAAGTCCGGGCTCCATAGGGCAAGGTGCCAGGTAACGCCTGGGGGGTGTAACAGCCCACGACCAGTGCAACAGAGAGCAAACCGCCGATGGCCCACGCAAGTGGGATCAGGTAAGGGTGAAAGGGTGCGGTAAGAGCGCACCGCGCGGCTGGCAACAGTCCGTGGCACGGTAAACTCCACCCGGAGCAAGGCCAAATAGGGGTTCATAAGGTACGGCCCGTACTGAACCCGGGTAGGCTGCTTGAGCCAGTGAGCGATTGCTGGCCTAGATGAATGACTGTCCACGACAGAACCCGGCTTATCGGTCAGTTTCACTTTTTTCAGGCAAAAACCCGCTTCGGCGGGTTTTTGCTTTTCTGCCCCGACAACCGCTATTTCCTTCTCTTCCTTCGGCACCAACGTATGCCATTTTGCAGAATTGCGACGCGATGCACAAAACACTGATCGGGTAAAATTTAGCGGGTTTTTATGCTGCCTATCATGCTTTTTGCTTGATTAATTTCTCGTAAAGCAAAACAAAAACAGGGTTTTGAATTATTCGCAATGTTTCTAAATAGTTGTGCATATGTTAATGGTGGTGATCTAAACATATTAACGTGAATGTATGTTTGTCCTGGGTATCTGTGACGCCGTACGAAGAATTTTTTGGATAACAGGCTTTTTTACCAGTTTATTTTATATATTAAAAAGAATATTAATGCGCACGATAGGGTAAAAAACGTCCTGAAATTGGTTGAAAGGTGATCTTTTAATTTGATTTTTTATATGTTTAAAGGTGCATTGTTTATCGCCATAAAATAAAGTTATACACCTTATTTTTGTTGATAAAAGTCAGGCTAAAGTCACTTGGTTATATTAATAAGTGCATGATTTATAATGCTTTTATTGTGTTTTGTGACCTGTGTTTATATAGGTTTAAGGTAAATTGTGAGTAATAGCACACATCTTACTCTCTTATATTTATTAGAATCCCTCTCGCCAAATGGAAATAAGGGGGAAAGAAAGATGGATAATGTTCTTCTGCCAAAAACACAACAGCTAGTCGTGTTTCAGGAAGTCATTAGAAGTGGTTCTTTTGGTTCAGCTGCCAAGCAGCTTGGGCTTACCCAACCGGCGGTCAGTAAAATTATCAACGACATTGAGTCTAACTTTGGTATCGAGCTGATGGTGCGTAAAAATACCGGCGTCACGTTGACCAGCGCAGGTCAGGTGTTGCTGAGCTACTCCGAATCCATCACCCGTGAAATGAAAAACATGGTCAACGAGATGAACAGCCTGAGCTGCAACAGCGTGGTTGACGTCTCGTTTGGTTACCCATCGCTTATCGGTTTCACCTTCTTACCCGAGATGATTAAAACCTTTAAAACGGTGTTCCCGGCGGCACAGGTCACCATGTTTGAAGCACAGCTCTCGTCGTTTTTACCGGCCCTGCGTGATGGCCGTTTAGATTTTGCCATTGGTACATTAAGTGATGAAATGCAGCTCCAGGATTTGCAGGTAGAGCCGCTGTTCGAGTCGGAATTCGTTGTCGTCGCATCGAAATCGCGAACGTATACGTCAACGGTCACGCTGGAGTCGCTCTCGAACGAGCAGTGGGTTCTACCGCAAACGGATATGGGTTACTACAAAGAACTTCTCACCACCCTCCATCTTCATCACATCAGCACCGAAAATATTGTAAAAACCGATTCTGTCGTCACCATTTACAACCTGGTGTTGAATGCCGGATTCCTGACGGTGATCCCAAGAGATATGATTGCGCCGTTTGGCTCTAAACAATTTATTACGCTAAAGGTTGAAGATGTATTACCGGTAGCGCGCTATGCAGCCGTGTGGTCTAAAAATTATCGAATTAAAAAATCTGCCTCAGTATTGGTTGATTTGGCGAAAGAATATTCGTCGAACGCCGGGAAGGCAGAAATGAATTAACAGACTGTTTATTAAAAGCAGCTAATAACGTAAACGAAACCCAGAGTCGTTAAATACTCTGACACCCTGATTTTGTCTAAACATCAGAGATTAGTTCTGATAAGAGGATATGATGCATATTACCTACGATCTGCCTGTAGCCCTTGACGATATTCAAACAGCAAAAAAAAGACTGGCCGGTAAAATTTATAAAACCGGGATGCCGCGCTCAAATTATCTTAGCGAACGCTGCAAAGGTGAAATATTCCTGAAGTTTGAAAACATGCAGCGTACGGGCTCCTTTAAGATTCGCGGCGCATTTAACAAACTGAGCGCGTTGACGGAAGCTGAACGCCGTAAAGGCGTGGTCGCCTGTTCAGCGGGCAACCATGCGCAGGGCGTCTCTCTTTCCTGCGCGATGCTCGGCATTGACGGCAAGGTAGTGATGCCAAAAGGCGCGCCGAAATCGAAGGTTGCGGCGACGCAGGATTACTCCGCCGAAGTGATTCTTCACGGCGATAACTTCAACGACACGATTGCCAAAGTGAGCGAGATCGTTGAAACCGAAGGCCGCATCTTTATTCCTCCTTACGACGATGCGCTGGTGATTGCCGGTCAGGGCACCATCGGTCTGGAGATCCTTGAAGACCTTTATGATGTGGATAACGTCATCGTGCCAATCGGCGGCGGCGGCCTGATTGCCGGGATCGCCACGGCGATCAAATCCATCAACCCGACAATCAAAATCATCGGCGTGCAGTCTGAAAACGTGCACGGTATGGCGGCGTCATTCTATGCCGGTGAAATCACCACTCACCGCACCTGCACGACGCTGGCTGACGGCTGCGACGTTGCGCGTCCGGGCAACCTGACCTTCGAAATCGTGCGCGAGCTGGTTGACGATATTGTTCTGGTCACCGAAGACGAAATTCGCGACAGCATGATTGCACTAATTCAACGTAATAAAGTAGTGACCGAAGGCGCGGGCGCATTAGCGTCGGCGGCACTCTTAAGCGGTAAGCTTGATGATTATATTCGTGGCCGTAAAACGGTAAGTATTATTTCAGGCGGGAATATCGACCTTTCTCGTGTTTCCCAAATTACAGGGTATGTTGGTGCTTAATCCATTTTCCTGATCATTATTTACGGGCCACGCATATAACGGCGCTGGCCTGGTATTTAAAGAATGACGGGTACTTTAATCAAAGGATAAGATATGAGTACGACAGAAAGTATTAATGTAAGCCATTCTAAAGAAGCCTCCTGGCGTAAATCGGATACCACATGGACGTTGGGTTTATTCGGTACAGCGATTGGTGCCGGGGTTTTATTCTTCCCAATTCGCGCAGGCTACGGCGGCCTGATCCCAATATTATTAATGCTGTTATTGGCTTATCCCATTGCTTTTTATTGCCACCGCGCGCTGGCACGTCTGTGCCTTTCGGGATCGAATCCTTCCGGAAACATCACCGAAACAGTAGAAGAGCACTTTGGTAAAACTGGCGGGGTAGTTATCACCTTCCTGTACTTCTTTGCTATCTGCCCGCTGCTGTGGATTTATGGTGTCACTATTACCAACACCTTTATGACCTTCTGGGAAAACCAGCTCCAGATGCCCGCGTTAAACCGTGGCCTGGTGGCGCTCTTCCTGCTGCTGTTGATGGCGTTCGTCATCTACTTCGGTAAAGACCTGATGGTTAAAGTGATGAGCTTCCTGGTATTCCCATTCATCGCGAGCCTGGTGCTGATTTCGCTTTCTCTGATCCCTTACTGGAACTCCGCTGTCATTGACCAGGTCAGCCTGAGCGATATCTCGCTGACCGGTCACGATGGCATTCTGGTCACTGTGTGGCTGGGGATTTCCATCATGGTGTTCTCCTTCAACTTCTCACCGATCGTCTCTTCCTTCGTGGTCTCCAAACGTGAAGAGTACGAAGGCGAGTTTGGCCGTGATTTCACCGAGCGTAAGTGTTCTAAAATTATCTCCCGCGCCAGTATGTTGATGGTGGCGGTGGTGATGTTCTTCGCCTTCAGCTGCCTGTTTACGCTCTCTCCGGCAAACATGGCGGAAGCGAAAGCGCAGAACATTCCGGTGCTGTCTTATCTGGCGAACCACTTCTCCTCCATGGCGGGTCAGAAATCGACGTTTGCCACCACGCTTGAGTATGGTGCCTCCATCATCGCGCTGGTTGCTATCTTCAAATCCTTCTTCGGCCACTACCTGGGCACGCTGGAAGGGCTGAATGGCCTGGTACTGAAGTTCGGCTACAAAGGCGATAAAACCAAAGTCTCCACCGGCAAACTGAATACCATCAGCATGATCTTCATCATGGGTTCCACCTGGGTCGTGGCTTACGCCAACCCGAACATCCTGGACCTGATTGAAGCCATGGGCGCGCCGATTATCGCTTCTCTGCTCTGCCTGCTGCCGATGTATGCCATCCGTAAAGCGCCGTCGCTGGCGAAATATCGTGGCAAGCTGGATAACGTCTTCGTTACCGCGATTGGTCTGCTGACCATTCTGAACATCGTCTACAAACTGTTTTAATTAACATGCTCAGGATGAGCGGAGTCGTAATATGAATGAGTTCCCGGTTGTATTGGTTATTAATAGCGGTTCATCGTCTATTAAATTTTCAGTACTGGATGTTGATACCTGTGATGTATTACTGGCGGGTATCGCGGAGGGTATTAATACTGAGCAGGCGGGTTTAACGGTCAACGGCGGCGATATTTCGCCGCTGTCCCAACCCACTTATGAAGCTGCATTAAGCGCTATCTCATTTGAACTTGAAAAACGTGATTTAATCGATAGTGTGGCCTTAATTGGCCACCGCATCGCCCACGGCGGCGATATCTTTACCCAGTCTGTTTTAATTACTGACGCAGTGATTGACAGTATCCGTAAAGTTTCGCCGCTGGCGCCGTTGCATAACTACGCCAACCTGAGCGGGATTGAGTCCGCCCGCCAGCTTTTCCCGGGCGTACAGCAGGTTGCGGTATTTGACACCAGCTTTCATCAGACGCTGCCGCCAGAGGCGTATCTCTATGGTTTACCGTGGAAATACACTGAAGAGCTGGGTGTTCGTCGCTACGGTTTCCACGGCACCTCTCATCGTTATGTCGCAAAACAGGCGTATGACCTGCTGGGGTTACAGGAAGCCGATTCCGGGCTGGTGATTGCACACCTGGGCAACGGAGCATCGATTTGCGCGGTACACAACGGGCAGAGCGTGGATACCTCAATGGGCATGACACCGCTGGAAGGCCTGATGATGGGCACCCGCAGCGGTGACGTCGATTTTGGCGCGATGGCGTGGATTGCCAGCCAGACCAACCAGACGATGAGCGACCTTGAGCGCATCGTCAATAAAGAGTCTGGCCTGCTGGGTATTTCCGGATTGTCATCCGACCTGCGCACCCTGGAAAAAGCGTGGCACGAAGGGCATGAGCGCGCGCAGCTGGCGATCAAAACCTTTGTCCATCGCATTGCGCGCCATATTGCCGGGCACGCGGCATCGCTGACCCGGCTGGACGGTATTATTTTCACCGGCGGTATCGGTGAGAATTCGGTACTTATCCGCCAAATGGTGCTGGAGCATTTACGCGTATTAGGTGTGGCAATAAGTTGCGAAATGAACAATCAACCTAATTCC
Protein-coding regions in this window:
- the tdcC gene encoding threonine/serine transporter TdcC, whose amino-acid sequence is MSTTESINVSHSKEASWRKSDTTWTLGLFGTAIGAGVLFFPIRAGYGGLIPILLMLLLAYPIAFYCHRALARLCLSGSNPSGNITETVEEHFGKTGGVVITFLYFFAICPLLWIYGVTITNTFMTFWENQLQMPALNRGLVALFLLLLMAFVIYFGKDLMVKVMSFLVFPFIASLVLISLSLIPYWNSAVIDQVSLSDISLTGHDGILVTVWLGISIMVFSFNFSPIVSSFVVSKREEYEGEFGRDFTERKCSKIISRASMLMVAVVMFFAFSCLFTLSPANMAEAKAQNIPVLSYLANHFSSMAGQKSTFATTLEYGASIIALVAIFKSFFGHYLGTLEGLNGLVLKFGYKGDKTKVSTGKLNTISMIFIMGSTWVVAYANPNILDLIEAMGAPIIASLLCLLPMYAIRKAPSLAKYRGKLDNVFVTAIGLLTILNIVYKLF
- the tdcD gene encoding propionate kinase, translating into MNEFPVVLVINSGSSSIKFSVLDVDTCDVLLAGIAEGINTEQAGLTVNGGDISPLSQPTYEAALSAISFELEKRDLIDSVALIGHRIAHGGDIFTQSVLITDAVIDSIRKVSPLAPLHNYANLSGIESARQLFPGVQQVAVFDTSFHQTLPPEAYLYGLPWKYTEELGVRRYGFHGTSHRYVAKQAYDLLGLQEADSGLVIAHLGNGASICAVHNGQSVDTSMGMTPLEGLMMGTRSGDVDFGAMAWIASQTNQTMSDLERIVNKESGLLGISGLSSDLRTLEKAWHEGHERAQLAIKTFVHRIARHIAGHAASLTRLDGIIFTGGIGENSVLIRQMVLEHLRVLGVAISCEMNNQPNSCGERIISDERSSVVCAVIPTNEEKMIALDAIRLGNINTVAEYA
- the tdcB gene encoding bifunctional threonine ammonia-lyase/L-serine ammonia-lyase TdcB is translated as MHITYDLPVALDDIQTAKKRLAGKIYKTGMPRSNYLSERCKGEIFLKFENMQRTGSFKIRGAFNKLSALTEAERRKGVVACSAGNHAQGVSLSCAMLGIDGKVVMPKGAPKSKVAATQDYSAEVILHGDNFNDTIAKVSEIVETEGRIFIPPYDDALVIAGQGTIGLEILEDLYDVDNVIVPIGGGGLIAGIATAIKSINPTIKIIGVQSENVHGMAASFYAGEITTHRTCTTLADGCDVARPGNLTFEIVRELVDDIVLVTEDEIRDSMIALIQRNKVVTEGAGALASAALLSGKLDDYIRGRKTVSIISGGNIDLSRVSQITGYVGA
- the tdcA gene encoding transcriptional regulator TdcA; translation: MDNVLLPKTQQLVVFQEVIRSGSFGSAAKQLGLTQPAVSKIINDIESNFGIELMVRKNTGVTLTSAGQVLLSYSESITREMKNMVNEMNSLSCNSVVDVSFGYPSLIGFTFLPEMIKTFKTVFPAAQVTMFEAQLSSFLPALRDGRLDFAIGTLSDEMQLQDLQVEPLFESEFVVVASKSRTYTSTVTLESLSNEQWVLPQTDMGYYKELLTTLHLHHISTENIVKTDSVVTIYNLVLNAGFLTVIPRDMIAPFGSKQFITLKVEDVLPVARYAAVWSKNYRIKKSASVLVDLAKEYSSNAGKAEMN